Proteins co-encoded in one Pseudoliparis swirei isolate HS2019 ecotype Mariana Trench chromosome 7, NWPU_hadal_v1, whole genome shotgun sequence genomic window:
- the nkx3-1 gene encoding homeobox protein Nkx-3.1: protein MEMSDTVKPVTSFLIEDILSLQHGAVFNGKRCSQKMERCSQWSEGSERFSEPLCPRGTAVRVQTGSLDTSPRPSTSESSSFSSSEKQKRSRAAFTHLQVLELEKKFNHQKYLSAPERAHLAGTLTLTETQVKIWFQNRRYKTKRKQQTLEFCKDVFTAEGLGLRDELVRSSLITSFCKAYQCRPYMWDYRGPWGPTLW from the exons ATGGAGATGTCTGACACAGTCAAACCTGTGACCTCGTTCCTCATAGAGGACATCCTCTCCCTTCAGCACGGCGCGGTCTTTAATGGCAAACGCTGTTCACAGAAGATGGAAAGATGTTCACAGTGGAGCGAAGGATCTGAAAGGTTCTCAGAGCCACTCTGCCCCCGGGGGACAGCCGTCAGAGTGCAGACAG GGTCCCTGGACACATCCCCCCGCCCCAGCACCTCAGAGTCcagcagcttctcctcctcggAGAAACAGAAGCGCTCCAGAGCCGCGTTCACACACCTCCAAGTGCTTGAACTGGAGAAGAAATTCAACCACCAGAAATACCTGTCCGCCCCAGAGAGGGCTCACCTGGCCGGCACCTTAACACTAACGGAGACCCAAGTGAAGATTTGGTTTCAGAACCGCAGATACAAGACGAAACGAAAGCAGCAGACGTTGGAGTTCTGTAAGGACGTGTTCACGGCAGAGGGTCTGGGTCTGAGAGACGAGCTCGTCCGATCATCACTGATCACCTCCTTCTGCAAAGCGTACCAATGCAGACCCTACATGTGGGACTACAGGGGCCCCTGGGGGCCCACATTATGGTGA
- the nkx2.7 gene encoding NK2 transcription factor related 7, with product MHPTSMTTTPFSVKDILKLEHHHDFENEFLMTDQVVPMNYEHVHAACVSGMQEKLHIHNSAAEEEINEQETCGLDSSPDCDMNPKSRARLRRKPRVLFSHSQVSELELRFRQQRYLSAPEREHLAHMLKLSSTQVKIWFQNRRYKCKRQLQDKSLELAGYPAARRVAVPVLVRDGKLCSAGSYSTALYNVTLGHYNPVFGYGAGSVYGCAYHGASPSAAQVTNNQLVDLPGNSEGPFSHGHFQASLQSVRGW from the exons ATGCATCCCACTTCCATGACCACGACGCCTTTTTCCGTGAAGGATATTTTGAAGCTGGAACACCACCATGACTTTGAAAATGAATTCCTGATGACTGATCAAGTTGTTCCGATGAATTATGAGCACGTGCACGCTGCGTGCGTCTCCGGGATGCAGGAGAAGCTCCACATTCACAACTCAGCCGCAGAAGAGGAGATCAATGAGCAGG AGACATGCGGACTTGACAGTTCACCCGACTGTGACATGAACCCCAAAAGCAGAGCCCGGCTGCGGAGGAAACCCCGAGTCCTCTTCTCCCATTCCCAAGTGTCTGAGCTGGAGCTGCGCTTCAGGCAGCAGCGCTACCTGTCCGCCCCGGAGAGAGAGCACCTGGCCCACATGCTCAAACTCTCCTCTACGCAGGTCAAAATATGGTTTCAGAACAGGAGGTACAAATGCAAACGCCAACTCCAGGACAAGTCTCTGGAGCTGGCGGGGTATCCCGCCGCGAGGAGGGTGGCGGTGCCGGTGCTGGTGCGCGACGGGAAGCTCTGCAGCGCCGGTTCCTATTCAACGGCACTTTATAATGTGACTCTCGGCCATTATAATCCGGTGTTTGGATACGGAGCCGGCAGCGTGTACGGCTGCGCGTATCACGGCGCGTCACCTTCAGCAGCGCAGGTGACCAATAACCAGCTGGTCGATCTACCCGGGAACAGCGAGGGGCCCTTCAGCCACGGACACTTCCAGGCTTCATTACAGAGTGTACGAGGCTGGTGA